From Ammoniphilus oxalaticus, the proteins below share one genomic window:
- a CDS encoding alpha/beta-type small acid-soluble spore protein, protein MPNNNNSNQLVAPGAAQALDQMKYEIAQEFGVELGADQTSRVNGSVGGEITKRLVQFAEQQLAGFRQ, encoded by the coding sequence ATGCCAAACAACAACAACTCTAACCAACTGGTAGCGCCAGGCGCTGCTCAAGCTCTTGATCAAATGAAATATGAAATTGCTCAAGAATTTGGCGTTGAACTTGGAGCTGATCAAACTTCTCGCGTAAACGGTTCTGTGGGCGGTGAGATTACAAAGCGTCTTGTTCAATTCGCTGAACAACAATTAGCTGGTTTCCGTCAATAA
- a CDS encoding ABC transporter permease, whose protein sequence is MGTAMLGSLESGFIFALMALGVYLTFRILDFPDLTVDGSFTTGGSVAAVLIVSGYPPLIATALAVVAGFFFGAITGVLHTKGKINALLSGILSMIALYSINLRIMGKANIGLLGQETLISQISAWTGSMKYSILIVVAILAIIVKVALDWFLRTEIGMALRATGDNPRMIRSFSANTDNTIIIGLALSNGLVALSGALMAQYQGFSDVSMGIGMIIIGLASVIIGEAIFGSRSIWRATFAVVGGAVIYRLVVAAALRFKFVEASDMKLITALIVIAALIAPKMINNMKEKKRKAARRKQMIKANASLGGEKNAEA, encoded by the coding sequence ATGGGTACAGCCATGCTCGGATCACTTGAATCAGGCTTCATCTTCGCCCTGATGGCGCTTGGTGTTTACCTGACTTTTAGAATACTTGATTTTCCTGACCTAACGGTCGATGGGAGCTTCACAACAGGTGGTTCGGTTGCGGCGGTTTTAATTGTGAGCGGATACCCGCCATTGATCGCAACCGCGCTTGCGGTCGTCGCAGGCTTCTTTTTTGGGGCGATCACAGGGGTTTTGCATACGAAAGGAAAAATCAATGCCTTACTATCGGGGATTTTATCGATGATCGCTCTTTATTCCATTAATCTACGGATCATGGGGAAAGCGAATATTGGGCTGTTGGGCCAGGAGACGCTCATCTCACAGATTAGCGCTTGGACAGGCTCTATGAAATACTCGATTTTAATCGTAGTTGCGATCCTGGCAATTATCGTCAAAGTGGCGCTCGATTGGTTTTTGCGCACGGAAATTGGGATGGCGTTGCGCGCAACGGGAGATAATCCGCGAATGATTCGCAGTTTCTCGGCGAATACGGACAACACGATCATTATTGGCCTTGCCCTTTCCAATGGCCTTGTCGCCCTTTCAGGCGCGTTGATGGCTCAATATCAAGGGTTCTCTGACGTATCGATGGGAATCGGGATGATCATTATCGGGCTTGCTTCGGTTATCATCGGGGAAGCGATCTTCGGTAGTCGTTCCATTTGGAGAGCAACCTTCGCCGTCGTCGGCGGGGCGGTTATTTATCGTTTAGTTGTCGCCGCGGCTCTACGCTTTAAATTTGTTGAAGCATCGGATATGAAATTGATCACCGCGTTAATTGTCATTGCGGCTTTGATCGCTCCGAAGATGATTAACAATATGAAGGAAAAGAAACGGAAAGCAGCGAGAAGGAAACAGATGATCAAAGCGAACGCTTCTTTAGGAGGCGAGAAAAATGCTGAAGCTTAA
- a CDS encoding ABC transporter ATP-binding protein, with protein MLKLNRVNKIFNEGTADEKIALEDVNLELKQGDFVTIIGSNGAGKSTLMNIISGVLFPDEGRVEIGGSVVNQLKEHQRAPLIGRVFQDPMAGTAPTMTIEENLAMAYSRNRPRKLRKGVTKARRDMFQEYLETLHLGLENRLTAKVGLLSGGERQALSLLMATFTQPKVLLLDEHTAALDPARASLITQLTKRIVADSGLTTLMVTHNMQQAIDLGNRLIMMDKGMIILDVPPEQKGSLTIERLLKEFERLRGEKFASDRAVLG; from the coding sequence ATGCTGAAGCTTAATAGGGTTAACAAAATATTTAACGAGGGTACAGCTGATGAAAAAATAGCATTGGAGGATGTCAACCTTGAATTAAAGCAAGGGGACTTTGTGACGATTATCGGCAGTAACGGAGCGGGTAAATCAACGCTAATGAACATCATTTCCGGCGTGTTGTTCCCTGATGAGGGACGCGTTGAAATCGGTGGGTCTGTTGTGAATCAGTTGAAGGAACACCAACGGGCTCCGTTGATCGGTCGAGTGTTTCAGGACCCGATGGCAGGAACGGCGCCAACGATGACGATTGAGGAAAACTTAGCGATGGCTTATTCTAGAAATCGACCGCGCAAGTTGCGCAAGGGCGTCACGAAAGCGCGACGGGACATGTTCCAAGAGTATTTAGAGACGCTTCATTTAGGGCTGGAAAATCGGTTAACAGCAAAGGTCGGTCTGCTGTCTGGCGGCGAGCGGCAAGCGCTCAGCCTATTGATGGCAACTTTTACCCAACCGAAAGTGCTACTGCTTGATGAGCATACCGCTGCCCTTGATCCGGCGCGGGCATCATTGATTACACAGCTCACGAAAAGAATTGTAGCTGATTCTGGTTTGACGACGTTGATGGTGACGCATAATATGCAACAAGCCATTGATTTAGGCAACCGTTTAATTATGATGGACAAAGGGATGATCATTTTAGACGTGCCGCCTGAGCAAAAGGGTTCACTTACAATTGAAAGATTATTGAAGGAATTCGAGCGTTTACGTGGCGAGAAATTCGCTAGCGATCGAGCGGTATTGGGATAA
- a CDS encoding YkvA family protein, giving the protein MRKRDDEKRAIDAEWTPLDDEKEQASGQQDRTEDRSADWRDQVILENEHRRFYDRLRAKIEDFIHKQGQGRIDGATQYILLAPDLFVLFARLMQDRRVPAKTKAIAGAVVAYFISPLDIIPELVFGPLGYLDDIVLAVYALNRILQQVDRSIILEHWNGEENLFDVVREVLMKAEDLVGRRVFAAIKRRFKR; this is encoded by the coding sequence ATGAGGAAACGTGATGATGAAAAGCGCGCAATTGATGCGGAATGGACCCCTCTAGATGATGAAAAAGAGCAAGCGTCTGGACAACAAGATAGAACGGAAGACCGCTCCGCTGATTGGCGAGATCAAGTGATATTGGAAAATGAGCATCGCCGTTTTTATGATCGGTTAAGAGCAAAAATTGAGGATTTTATTCATAAGCAAGGGCAGGGGCGGATTGATGGCGCCACACAATATATTTTGCTTGCTCCTGATTTGTTTGTCCTCTTTGCGCGGTTGATGCAAGATCGACGTGTCCCCGCTAAAACAAAGGCAATTGCGGGCGCGGTTGTAGCTTATTTCATCTCTCCTCTTGATATCATTCCTGAACTCGTATTTGGCCCATTAGGCTACCTAGACGATATTGTATTGGCCGTGTACGCGCTCAACCGAATTTTACAGCAAGTTGACCGTTCGATTATTCTTGAACATTGGAATGGGGAGGAAAACCTATTTGATGTTGTGCGGGAAGTCTTGATGAAAGCGGAAGATTTGGTGGGAAGACGCGTGTTTGCCGCAATTAAACGAAGATTCAAAAGATAA
- a CDS encoding RluA family pseudouridine synthase: protein MNNPTLIYQITEEDEGNTMKHFLRKKKGLSRKLLSRMKNGQSIFLNDQFTYLDHPLKAGDTIRLVMPEEESENIIPQNLPIQIEYEDEDVMVLNKPFDQCVHPTLLHPDGTLANGVVHYWREQGFNRKFRAVNRLDRDTSGLLIVAKNQFAHQQLAIAQSNQQIERFYEAFTHGIMEKEAGTIAAPIGRKSESIIRREVRADGQEAVTHYRLLERFENASHVQLQLETGRTHQIRVHLSFIGHPLIGDDLYGGERDLLERQALHARHISFPHPRAGDQLSFSSQLPPDLDQLLKKLRK from the coding sequence ATGAACAACCCTACGCTGATTTATCAAATAACCGAGGAAGATGAAGGAAATACGATGAAACATTTTCTTCGAAAGAAGAAGGGGCTGTCTCGTAAATTGCTGTCGCGTATGAAAAATGGGCAATCCATTTTTTTAAACGATCAGTTTACCTATTTGGACCATCCTTTAAAAGCGGGGGATACGATCCGACTCGTCATGCCAGAAGAAGAATCGGAAAATATAATCCCACAAAATTTGCCGATTCAAATTGAATACGAAGATGAAGATGTGATGGTTTTGAACAAACCCTTTGACCAGTGTGTTCACCCGACACTGCTCCATCCCGATGGGACGCTAGCGAACGGAGTCGTTCATTATTGGCGCGAGCAAGGTTTTAACCGAAAGTTTCGGGCGGTCAATCGGCTTGATCGCGATACTTCCGGATTACTGATCGTCGCCAAAAACCAATTTGCGCATCAACAACTTGCGATCGCCCAAAGTAACCAGCAAATTGAACGGTTTTATGAAGCTTTTACACACGGAATAATGGAAAAAGAGGCGGGAACAATCGCGGCGCCGATCGGAAGAAAGTCAGAATCGATCATTCGACGAGAGGTTCGCGCTGACGGACAGGAAGCGGTGACACATTATCGTTTATTAGAACGATTTGAAAATGCGAGTCATGTTCAATTGCAGCTGGAAACTGGAAGAACACACCAAATACGGGTGCATTTGAGTTTTATTGGACATCCATTAATTGGAGATGACCTGTACGGAGGAGAGAGGGATCTTTTGGAAAGACAAGCGTTGCATGCGCGTCATATTTCATTTCCGCATCCGCGCGCAGGCGATCAACTAAGCTTTTCTTCACAGTTGCCGCCAGACCTTGATCAATTGCTAAAAAAATTAAGAAAATGA
- the ytfJ gene encoding GerW family sporulation protein: MAEHPIQGLMQTAMENLKEMVDVNTIVGDPVETPDGSIILPISKVGFGFASGGSDFEVEKESKIGEDVNPFGGGAGGGVSITPVAFLVVGKNGVKTIPLEGHNQMVDKIMDYIPQVIDKFSANKKAIKNQGEDPFDLQ, encoded by the coding sequence ATGGCAGAGCATCCTATTCAGGGCTTAATGCAAACAGCAATGGAAAACTTAAAAGAGATGGTAGATGTCAATACAATTGTCGGGGATCCCGTCGAAACGCCGGATGGAAGCATTATCCTTCCTATTTCCAAAGTAGGATTTGGTTTTGCCTCTGGAGGGTCTGATTTTGAGGTGGAAAAAGAGTCGAAAATCGGCGAGGATGTTAATCCTTTTGGCGGTGGAGCGGGTGGCGGTGTGTCAATTACGCCTGTTGCTTTCCTCGTCGTTGGTAAAAATGGCGTAAAGACGATTCCATTGGAAGGACATAATCAGATGGTCGACAAGATCATGGATTATATTCCGCAGGTGATCGATAAATTTAGCGCGAACAAAAAAGCGATTAAAAATCAAGGGGAAGATCCGTTTGATCTTCAGTAA
- a CDS encoding N-acetyltransferase produces the protein MKIRQATIKDLDAMVELINMYAEKGLMLPRSKLSLCENLTCFSVVEDPDHPERVAGVGGLHILWEDLAEIRSLVIGPDYAGKGLGKMLVEHLCEQARQLHIRRVMALTYEEKFFNRCGFRIVDKETLPHKVWKDCINCSKFPACDEIAVIKEVLPVAVSV, from the coding sequence ATGAAAATTCGTCAAGCGACAATAAAAGATCTCGATGCGATGGTTGAGCTGATTAACATGTACGCGGAAAAGGGCCTGATGTTGCCTCGTTCGAAACTTTCCTTGTGTGAAAATTTAACTTGTTTTAGCGTTGTGGAAGATCCTGACCACCCTGAGCGTGTCGCGGGTGTAGGCGGTTTACACATTTTGTGGGAAGATTTAGCAGAGATTCGTTCGCTTGTGATCGGTCCAGACTATGCGGGGAAAGGACTTGGTAAAATGCTTGTGGAACACCTTTGCGAACAAGCCCGTCAACTGCATATTCGCCGCGTGATGGCTCTCACTTATGAGGAAAAATTCTTTAACCGATGCGGATTTCGGATCGTTGATAAAGAGACTCTACCACATAAAGTATGGAAAGATTGCATAAATTGCTCAAAATTCCCCGCTTGTGATGAGATTGCTGTCATTAAAGAAGTGCTTCCCGTTGCTGTTTCCGTATAA
- a CDS encoding DUF975 family protein has protein sequence MNLRISEIKSESKSSLKGNWGLVVLLTFILFLLNFVIPTIIEVFMSGGVIEWLDQEERSIGVDVVSIIISIALIPFDIGVSWFFLSLIRKKDPRISDVFSIYKDGKTSFKMIGASILQVIYLFLWSLLLIVPGIIKGLAYSQTFFILRDHPDYKVTEAITESRKMMNGYKWKYFLLWLSFVGWGILCLFTLGIGFLWLIPYISASVAIFYNQIASNWDNDIGDNETNY, from the coding sequence TTGAATTTAAGAATCTCAGAAATTAAAAGCGAATCTAAATCATCATTGAAGGGAAATTGGGGATTAGTCGTTTTACTTACTTTTATTTTATTTTTATTAAACTTTGTAATTCCCACTATTATTGAGGTCTTTATGAGTGGCGGGGTTATTGAATGGTTGGATCAAGAGGAAAGATCAATAGGAGTAGATGTTGTAAGTATAATAATTTCCATTGCGCTAATTCCTTTTGACATAGGTGTATCTTGGTTCTTTTTATCATTGATACGGAAAAAGGATCCACGAATTTCTGATGTGTTTTCAATATATAAAGATGGAAAAACTTCATTTAAAATGATTGGGGCATCTATTTTACAAGTTATTTATTTGTTTTTATGGTCATTATTATTGATTGTTCCTGGAATTATAAAAGGATTAGCTTACTCTCAAACATTCTTTATATTACGGGATCATCCTGATTATAAAGTGACCGAGGCAATAACGGAGAGTAGGAAAATGATGAACGGATACAAGTGGAAGTACTTCCTGTTATGGCTAAGTTTTGTTGGTTGGGGAATTCTATGTTTGTTTACGTTGGGAATTGGATTTCTGTGGTTGATTCCATACATCTCTGCTTCTGTTGCAATATTCTATAATCAAATTGCTTCCAATTGGGATAATGATATAGGTGATAACGAAACAAACTATTAA
- the yidC gene encoding membrane protein insertase YidC, whose product MERNILFITLKKYQLLILLLLSLFLLGGCGNNFTPIDSSSTGFFDHYFVYPFSLLIKKVAFWFQGNYGIAIVLITISIRFVLMPFLIRQSRSSKESQDKMAILRPEIDLIQEKYKGKKSTEDQLSMQRELSDLYKKHDFNPVKMATGCLPLIIQTPFLIGFYYAIRRTPEIAEQSFLWFNLGETDILFVVLAAIIYYIQARVGLIGLEEIQRKQMAIMGLISPIMIGVISLNVPAALPLYWAVGGLFMIVQTLIIKKYVY is encoded by the coding sequence ATGGAAAGAAACATTTTGTTTATAACCCTTAAAAAATATCAACTTTTAATTTTATTGCTACTATCTTTGTTCTTACTTGGGGGGTGTGGAAACAACTTCACACCTATTGATAGTTCATCGACGGGTTTCTTTGATCATTATTTTGTATATCCTTTTTCTCTTCTGATTAAAAAAGTTGCCTTTTGGTTTCAAGGTAATTATGGAATTGCTATTGTTCTCATTACAATAAGCATTCGCTTTGTGTTAATGCCTTTTTTGATCCGACAATCAAGGAGTAGTAAGGAATCACAAGATAAAATGGCAATCCTAAGGCCTGAGATCGATTTAATTCAGGAGAAATATAAAGGTAAGAAAAGTACAGAAGATCAGCTAAGTATGCAAAGAGAACTAAGTGATCTTTATAAAAAACACGATTTTAATCCAGTTAAAATGGCTACAGGATGTTTGCCACTAATTATACAGACACCTTTTCTTATAGGTTTTTATTATGCTATTAGACGAACTCCAGAAATAGCCGAACAGTCTTTTCTTTGGTTCAATCTAGGAGAAACAGATATTTTATTTGTTGTTTTGGCCGCAATTATTTACTATATCCAAGCAAGAGTTGGTCTGATCGGCTTGGAAGAAATCCAGCGTAAGCAAATGGCTATCATGGGCTTAATATCTCCGATTATGATTGGTGTTATTTCTCTGAATGTTCCAGCAGCACTGCCTTTATATTGGGCTGTAGGTGGATTATTTATGATTGTGCAGACACTTATTATAAAAAAGTATGTGTATTAA
- the pyc gene encoding pyruvate carboxylase: MKRIRKFNKVLVANRSEIAIRIFRACTELGIRTVAVYAEQDHISLHRFKADEAYMIGEGKGPIEAYLDIEAIIEVAKRHDVDAIHPGYGFLAENAEFALRCEQENIVFIGPKASHIQTFGDKVDARAMAISAGIPIIPGTPKPVETLQEAMLFANEHGYPIIVKASAGGGGRGMRIVRSQDELQEALTRARSEAASAFGNPQVYIEKYLENPKHIEVQILADQYGHVAHLFERDCSIQRRHQKVVEVAPSVSLPSDLRNQINQAALQLMSAAGYINAGTVEFLVTPDHQFYFIEVNPRIQVEHTITELITGVDIVQSQLRIAEGYALADPEIGIQDQAQISPRGYAIQCRVTTEDPERDFAPETGRLLAYRSSGGFGIRLDGGTGFTGAVITPHYDSLLVKVSAWAMSYEQAANKMNRTLQEFRIRGVKTNIPFLENVMQHPDFLSGEYDTSFIDTKPELFEFVKRQDRGTKLLTYIGETTVNGHPGILKERKPVFPQPRIPKVSVNQPFPNGAKQILDERGVNALIDWIREQDRLLITDTTFRDAHQSLFATRVRSRDLLTIAEATGKLGANFFSLEMWGGATFDTAMRFLNEDPWERLEKLREQIPNLLFQMLLRGSNAVGYSNYPDNVIRRFIELSAQAGIDVFRIFDPLNGIDGMRVSIDTVLQTGKIAEASICYTGDILDPNRDKYSLQYYVDLAKELEQTGAHILCIKDMAGLLKPFAAYKLIHTLKQEVGIPIHLHTHDSSGNGLASLLKAYEAGVDIVDAAISSMSGLTSQPSLNGLVTTLNGQPRETKLSETDLQKLSDYWEDVRQFYTGFESGMKAPTADVYLHEMPGGQYTNLHQQAKAVGLGERWDDVKTTYRQVNQMFGDIVKVTPSSKIVGDMTLFMVQNDLTEQDIYESGERLDFPESVVQFFQGFIGEPPGGFPEQLRSIILKGREQFTCRPGQLLPPVDFEQTRAELEEKLDRPISDFEIISYTLYPQVFLDKEAQAERFGSLAGLDTPSFFYGLRLGEEIAVEIELGKTLIVKLISIGEPNAEGNRTVYFELNGQPREIMIRDQAAQVTTVVKRKADPQHPEEIGATMPGKVIKVMVEAGEEVKKGEHLIVTEAMKMETTIQAPFNAVVAAIHVKNGNTIETGDLLIELKPHL, from the coding sequence ATGAAACGAATAAGAAAATTCAATAAAGTTTTAGTAGCCAATCGCAGCGAAATAGCGATTCGGATCTTTCGAGCTTGTACCGAACTTGGCATTCGAACGGTTGCTGTTTACGCTGAACAAGATCACATTTCGTTACATCGTTTCAAGGCGGATGAAGCGTATATGATCGGCGAAGGAAAAGGTCCCATTGAAGCATACCTCGATATCGAAGCGATCATTGAAGTTGCCAAACGACACGATGTGGACGCAATCCATCCCGGCTATGGTTTTCTGGCGGAGAATGCGGAATTCGCGTTGCGTTGTGAACAGGAGAACATCGTGTTTATCGGTCCCAAAGCGAGCCACATTCAAACGTTTGGGGACAAAGTGGACGCGAGAGCAATGGCCATTTCGGCGGGGATTCCGATCATTCCAGGAACGCCAAAACCCGTTGAAACACTGCAAGAAGCGATGTTATTTGCGAATGAACACGGTTACCCGATCATTGTAAAAGCGTCTGCGGGCGGAGGAGGACGCGGAATGCGAATTGTGAGATCGCAAGATGAATTGCAAGAAGCGTTGACGCGAGCCCGATCTGAAGCTGCCTCTGCTTTCGGTAACCCCCAAGTGTATATTGAAAAATATTTAGAAAATCCAAAACATATTGAAGTTCAAATTTTGGCGGATCAATATGGACACGTCGCGCATCTTTTCGAACGAGACTGTTCCATCCAACGCCGACATCAAAAAGTGGTCGAAGTGGCGCCGAGCGTCTCTTTGCCATCCGATTTACGCAATCAAATAAACCAAGCGGCGTTGCAACTAATGAGCGCGGCTGGCTATATCAATGCGGGGACGGTTGAGTTTTTGGTAACGCCTGATCATCAGTTTTACTTTATCGAAGTGAACCCTCGCATTCAGGTGGAACATACGATTACCGAATTAATTACAGGGGTCGACATCGTTCAATCGCAACTTCGCATTGCGGAAGGGTATGCCCTCGCCGATCCGGAAATTGGCATTCAAGACCAAGCTCAAATTTCCCCGCGCGGCTATGCAATTCAGTGTCGCGTCACGACGGAAGACCCTGAGCGAGACTTTGCCCCAGAAACGGGTCGTTTGCTTGCATACCGTTCAAGCGGCGGATTTGGTATTCGCTTAGATGGCGGAACAGGGTTTACAGGGGCAGTCATTACCCCCCACTACGATTCACTATTAGTCAAAGTTTCAGCCTGGGCGATGAGTTACGAGCAAGCCGCCAATAAAATGAATCGGACCTTGCAAGAGTTTAGAATTCGCGGCGTAAAAACGAACATCCCCTTTTTAGAAAATGTAATGCAGCACCCCGATTTTTTGAGCGGGGAATATGATACTTCCTTCATTGACACCAAACCAGAATTGTTCGAATTTGTAAAGAGACAAGATCGCGGCACAAAACTACTAACCTATATTGGAGAGACAACAGTGAATGGGCACCCGGGAATTCTGAAGGAACGAAAGCCTGTATTTCCTCAACCGCGTATCCCAAAAGTCAGTGTGAACCAACCGTTTCCAAACGGAGCAAAGCAAATTTTGGATGAACGCGGAGTGAATGCATTGATCGACTGGATCCGCGAGCAAGATCGGTTGTTAATAACAGACACAACCTTTCGCGATGCCCACCAGTCCCTCTTTGCGACACGCGTCCGCTCGCGCGATTTACTGACAATCGCTGAGGCAACAGGTAAACTCGGAGCGAATTTCTTCTCTCTGGAAATGTGGGGCGGGGCTACTTTTGATACGGCAATGCGTTTTTTAAATGAAGACCCTTGGGAACGATTGGAAAAGTTAAGGGAGCAAATCCCCAATTTGTTGTTCCAAATGTTATTGCGCGGCTCAAATGCGGTTGGCTATTCAAATTATCCGGATAATGTGATCCGTCGCTTTATAGAACTATCCGCCCAAGCTGGGATTGACGTCTTCCGTATTTTCGATCCGCTAAACGGGATAGACGGAATGAGGGTATCGATCGACACGGTCCTGCAAACGGGTAAAATTGCGGAAGCCTCGATTTGTTATACGGGGGATATTCTCGATCCAAACCGCGACAAATACTCCCTACAATATTATGTTGATTTAGCGAAAGAACTTGAACAGACGGGCGCGCATATTTTGTGTATTAAAGACATGGCGGGGCTTTTAAAACCGTTTGCGGCTTACAAATTGATTCATACGTTAAAACAAGAAGTTGGCATTCCAATTCACTTGCACACCCACGATTCAAGCGGAAACGGACTCGCCTCCTTATTGAAAGCTTATGAAGCGGGCGTCGATATCGTCGATGCGGCCATTAGCTCCATGTCTGGTTTAACCTCGCAACCGAGCTTGAATGGCTTAGTGACGACGTTAAATGGACAACCAAGGGAAACAAAACTTTCCGAGACCGATCTGCAAAAGCTATCGGATTATTGGGAAGATGTGAGGCAGTTCTATACGGGTTTTGAAAGCGGGATGAAAGCCCCGACGGCGGATGTTTATTTGCATGAGATGCCAGGCGGGCAATATACGAACCTCCACCAACAAGCCAAGGCGGTTGGGCTGGGCGAACGGTGGGATGATGTCAAAACGACTTACCGACAAGTGAACCAAATGTTTGGCGATATCGTGAAAGTCACCCCTTCTTCCAAAATTGTTGGTGATATGACTTTATTTATGGTCCAAAACGATCTAACAGAGCAAGATATTTATGAGAGTGGAGAACGCCTCGATTTTCCAGAATCGGTTGTTCAGTTTTTCCAAGGTTTCATTGGAGAACCACCCGGCGGGTTTCCCGAACAATTGCGCAGCATCATCTTAAAAGGAAGAGAGCAGTTTACCTGTCGACCTGGCCAGTTGCTCCCTCCTGTTGATTTTGAGCAAACGCGCGCCGAGCTTGAAGAAAAGCTGGATCGCCCGATTTCAGACTTTGAGATCATCTCCTATACGCTCTATCCCCAAGTCTTTTTAGACAAGGAGGCGCAAGCGGAGCGTTTTGGCAGTCTTGCTGGATTAGACACGCCAAGTTTCTTTTACGGCCTACGCCTCGGGGAAGAGATTGCGGTAGAGATTGAACTGGGCAAAACATTAATCGTGAAGTTAATTTCCATCGGAGAGCCGAACGCGGAAGGAAATCGGACGGTTTATTTTGAACTTAACGGACAGCCGCGTGAAATTATGATTCGCGATCAAGCCGCGCAAGTCACCACCGTCGTCAAACGTAAAGCGGACCCGCAGCATCCAGAAGAAATCGGGGCGACGATGCCAGGCAAAGTGATTAAAGTTATGGTCGAAGCGGGAGAAGAAGTGAAAAAAGGAGAACATCTAATTGTTACGGAAGCGATGAAAATGGAAACTACGATCCAAGCTCCATTTAACGCAGTGGTGGCAGCGATTCACGTTAAAAACGGGAACACGATCGAAACAGGCGACTTGTTAATCGAATTAAAACCTCATTTATAA
- a CDS encoding DUF2953 domain-containing protein: protein MIWFGLALLALIAIVFFTSVRINFEYIRKAEDDRIRIRIEIWGLIKLKYEIPTLELQMLFKGVGIKHKTGVAVKQEPVKKKKFRLTPNEVQNYYRKIYKIKDRMRDFNAVVKVMSKQIKCDRLEWYSKVGVGDAAMTGMVTGGVWGIKSIVIGLISRYTTLQTEPKMNVIAAFQGSDINTELHCILRFRIGNIIIAGTRILFKIIKGREGLWQSILFRA from the coding sequence ATGATTTGGTTCGGATTAGCTTTGCTTGCTCTTATCGCAATCGTTTTTTTTACATCGGTAAGGATCAACTTTGAATACATCCGAAAGGCTGAAGATGACCGCATTCGCATTCGAATCGAAATTTGGGGCCTCATCAAATTAAAGTACGAAATTCCTACATTGGAATTGCAAATGTTGTTTAAGGGCGTCGGTATCAAACATAAAACAGGCGTGGCGGTAAAGCAGGAACCCGTCAAAAAGAAAAAGTTTCGACTCACGCCAAATGAGGTTCAGAACTACTATCGGAAGATTTATAAGATAAAGGATCGAATGCGTGATTTTAACGCAGTGGTGAAAGTGATGAGCAAGCAGATAAAATGTGATCGTTTGGAATGGTACAGCAAAGTAGGCGTTGGGGATGCGGCGATGACGGGGATGGTGACAGGTGGGGTCTGGGGGATTAAATCAATTGTGATCGGTCTCATCTCACGGTATACAACGCTGCAAACGGAGCCGAAAATGAATGTCATTGCCGCCTTTCAAGGAAGCGATATTAATACAGAATTACATTGCATACTCAGATTTCGAATCGGGAATATTATAATTGCAGGCACCCGAATTTTGTTTAAAATTATAAAGGGGCGTGAAGGATTATGGCAGAGCATCCTATTCAGGGCTTAA